A single region of the Hirundo rustica isolate bHirRus1 chromosome 17, bHirRus1.pri.v3, whole genome shotgun sequence genome encodes:
- the VPREB3 gene encoding pre-B lymphocyte protein 3, whose product MALGFTVLLLVGMLGTASRAQPVLTQPQSVFVLPGQTARLSCTLSPQYNITQFGISWYQQRPGHSLRYLLYYNSERDKHKPAKTPDRFSATKDLASNACILTIASACQDDNGTYYCSLSPALKWL is encoded by the exons atgGCCCTGGGCTTCACCGTGCTGCTCCTGGTGGGGATGCTGGGCACAG CTTCCAGGGCTCAGCCCGTGCTGACCCAGCCGCAATCCGTGTTCGTGCTGCCCGGGCAGACCGCTCGGCTGTCCTGCACCCTGAGCCCCCAGTACAACATCACCCAGTTCGGCATCTCCTGGTACCAGCAGCGCCCGGGGCACTCCCTCAGGTATCTGCTCTACTACAACTCCGAGCGAGACAAGCACAAGCCTGCCAAGACTCCCGACCGCTTCTCAGCCACCAAGGACCTGGCCAGCAATGCCTGCATCCTCACCATCGCATCTGCCTGCCAGGATGACAACGGCACCTATTACTGCTCCCTGTCACCTGCCCTCAAATGGCTCTAG
- the SPRING1 gene encoding SREBP regulating gene protein, which translates to MLPCGAVLWRRLLRKRWVLGVVFGLSLVYFITSTFKQEERMVRDRNLLQVQEHEQPIMWKVKFSSGNSSQLSNQCRNSVQGKLLITDELGYICERKDLLVNGCCNVNVPSTRLYSCDSCLPNGCCSVYEYCVSCCLQPSKQHLLERFLNRAAIAFQNLFMAVEDHFELCLAKCRTSSQSVQHENTYRDPIAKYCYGEYPPELLPV; encoded by the exons ATGCTGCCCTGCGGGGCCGTGCTCTGGCGGCGGCTGCTCAGGAAGCGATGGGTGCTCGGCGTCGTCTTCGGGCTCTCGCTCGTTTACTTCATCACCAGCACCTTCAAGCAG GAAGAGAGGATGGTGAGAGATCGGAATCTCCTCCAAGTGCAGGAGCATGAGCAGCCCATCATGTGGAAGGTGAAGTTCAGCTCGGGGAACAGCAGTCAGCTGAGCAACCAGTGCAGGAACTCTGTGCAGGGGAAGCTCCTCATTACAGATGAACTGG GCTACATCTGTGAGAGGAAGGACCTGCTGGTGAACGGCTGCTGCAATGTGAACGTGCCCAGCACCAGGCTgtacagctgtgacagctgccTGCCCAACGGCTGCTGCAGCGTCTACGAGTACTGCgtgtcctgctgcctgcagcccagcaaG CAACATCTCCTGGAGCGGTTCTTGAACCGGGCAGCGATTGCTTTCCAAAACCTCTTCATGGCAGTGGAAGATCACTTTGAGCTGTGTCTGGCCAAATGTAGGACTTCATCACAG AGTGTGCAGCATGAGAACACCTACAGAGACCCAATTGCCAAGTACTGCTATGGCGAGTACCCCCCCGAGCTCCTGCCTGTTTGA